One genomic region from Reichenbachiella ulvae encodes:
- a CDS encoding glycosyltransferase family 4 protein, translated as MTKKIRVLESIRQGMVGGGETHVYDLSTRLNKELFEPIVLSFTDGEMVTALRDSGIETHVIHTTRPFDTKVVQSVISLIKERDIDIVHAHGTRAASNVLKAAKKVGKPVIYTVHGWSFNLNQSWPVKFLRKQIEGYIARRTNLNICVSESNRSTGKKELRGFESIVINNGVSLEKFDHSISSFSIATEIGKKEGEIWLGFLARMTFQKDPLTLLRAFKIALEKKSNLRLLMVGSGELEQEVREFVTKERLHEKVKMLPFRADVPAILSAIDIYCLPSLWEGLPIGILEAMAMKKPVIATRVDGSKEIVNDNVGVLIEKENVDEMAKAMIDLSSSQDRLSSMGENAYQMILKSFSVEQMVEKTEGAYQRIL; from the coding sequence ATGACCAAAAAAATAAGAGTTCTTGAATCCATTCGACAAGGAATGGTTGGTGGAGGAGAGACGCATGTTTACGATTTGTCCACTAGACTTAATAAAGAATTGTTCGAACCGATCGTTTTATCCTTTACAGATGGAGAGATGGTGACTGCACTTAGAGATAGTGGGATTGAGACACATGTTATTCATACTACTAGACCTTTTGATACGAAAGTGGTCCAAAGCGTAATAAGCCTTATTAAAGAACGCGATATTGATATTGTACATGCCCATGGTACCAGAGCAGCTTCTAATGTCTTGAAAGCGGCGAAAAAGGTAGGGAAGCCCGTTATTTATACCGTTCATGGCTGGTCATTCAATTTGAATCAAAGTTGGCCTGTGAAATTTCTGAGAAAGCAAATTGAAGGTTACATTGCTCGAAGAACGAACCTAAATATTTGCGTGTCTGAATCTAATAGGAGTACAGGTAAAAAAGAGTTGAGAGGCTTTGAATCAATTGTGATCAACAATGGTGTGTCTCTAGAAAAATTTGATCATTCAATTAGTTCTTTCAGTATTGCTACTGAAATCGGAAAGAAGGAGGGGGAGATTTGGTTGGGTTTTCTAGCGAGAATGACTTTTCAAAAAGATCCATTAACCCTATTGAGGGCATTTAAAATAGCTCTTGAAAAAAAATCCAATTTGAGATTGTTGATGGTGGGCAGTGGAGAGCTAGAACAGGAGGTTAGAGAGTTTGTGACTAAGGAACGGTTGCACGAAAAGGTTAAAATGTTGCCATTTAGAGCTGATGTGCCGGCTATATTAAGTGCAATTGATATTTATTGTCTTCCTTCCTTATGGGAAGGTTTGCCTATTGGAATATTGGAGGCGATGGCTATGAAAAAGCCTGTAATTGCTACTCGCGTAGATGGTTCTAAAGAAATTGTCAATGATAACGTAGGAGTCTTAATAGAAAAGGAAAATGTGGATGAAATGGCAAAAGCGATGATTGATTTGTCTTCTAGTCAAGACCGACTATCAAGTATGGGTGAAAACGCTTATCAAATGATATTGAAGTCTTTTTCAGTTGAACAAATGGTTGAGAAGACTGAGGGAGCCTACCAAAGAATTCTATAA
- a CDS encoding glycosyltransferase family 2 protein, whose protein sequence is MKQPLVSLITINYNTEDYTLELLASLQESEYENWELIIVDNSSRVDPTDKLNSLGNKVNYYRSEQNLGFAGGNNKGVELANGEYYFFVNNDTEVTPTLIGDLIEKFQSNPHIGLLSPKIVYHNTNIIQYAGYTELTQLTLRNEAVGNKREDNGEFESFIPTPYAHGAAMMTSREVVNNVGLMPELFFLYYEEVDWSQSIKEAGYEIWVDQAAKIYHKESMSIGKGNPLKTYYLTRNRILFCRRHRDFFQNFLFFSYSWLFVLPLKSLQYLIKRDQKQLKAFVNAYYWHLKN, encoded by the coding sequence ATGAAGCAGCCACTGGTCTCATTGATTACCATCAATTATAATACTGAAGATTACACTCTTGAGTTGTTGGCGTCTCTACAGGAGTCGGAATATGAAAATTGGGAACTAATTATTGTTGATAATTCATCAAGAGTTGATCCAACTGATAAGTTAAATTCACTGGGGAATAAGGTGAATTATTATCGTTCAGAGCAGAATCTTGGATTCGCTGGAGGAAACAATAAGGGGGTTGAATTGGCAAATGGAGAATATTACTTTTTTGTCAATAATGATACTGAAGTTACCCCAACACTCATCGGAGATCTCATTGAGAAATTTCAGTCAAATCCACATATCGGGCTTCTATCTCCCAAAATTGTTTATCATAATACCAACATAATTCAATATGCAGGGTACACAGAATTGACTCAGCTGACCTTAAGGAATGAGGCAGTTGGTAACAAAAGAGAAGATAATGGGGAGTTCGAGTCTTTCATCCCAACTCCCTATGCACATGGTGCGGCTATGATGACCAGTCGAGAGGTAGTAAATAATGTAGGGTTGATGCCTGAGTTGTTTTTTTTATACTATGAAGAGGTAGACTGGAGTCAAAGTATCAAGGAGGCTGGATACGAAATTTGGGTTGATCAGGCAGCCAAGATTTATCACAAAGAGTCTATGTCGATTGGCAAAGGTAACCCGCTCAAGACTTATTATTTGACTAGAAATAGAATTTTGTTTTGCCGAAGACATAGAGATTTTTTTCAAAACTTTTTGTTTTTTTCTTATTCCTGGTTGTTCGTATTACCACTTAAATCTTTGCAATACTTGATTAAGAGAGATCAAAAGCAACTCAAAGCCTTTGTGAATGCTTATTACTGGCATTTGAAAAACTAA
- a CDS encoding LamG-like jellyroll fold domain-containing protein codes for MEIIFDQIVEELNVNKSRIVINGRSGGAQNTWLFVQDHPETYAGLMPMSGVKSTSTDNLQALRHVPIWIFQGELDDSPSPEFTESHIAKLNTVNNNVRYTMYKNGGHGIFNNGYAESDYFSYIESRHKANPVVLTGNYFNVFDNSSKVVYEFVPRNEPCPGETVAVTLGLTAGFDDYEWRKDGQLLNASTNEIVATEFGVYDVRYLENGEWSEWSPAPVEIKLKPATETPDIQLVENESVALPSPDGSVSVDLELPQGYAQYEWRKVSDNSLVSTDRIVTISEPDYYVAKVTENFGCSSNDSSPLHIIDALAANGPEDPLSVNGLALSKTEIKIIWTTDPNDQNPASYFEVFREKAGDALEFVDKVASGATEYIDEGLEPDTEYTYQIRAINENAASNAVSTPQIETLVDVVNPTPPTNLHVVSSNSYSVALDWDDATDDVGVYRYDVYKEGAKVLSTELSEATVYNLLPNNIYRFYVVARDITGNVSAQSERVVMVTTVNTNALAIFPFEGSTDDLSGNGTSTSTNGNPVYSTDFMQGASSLEFDGNGDYLDLDRNDLFIHNDVAERTVVFWMKSLDLSGNHDVFDEGGSTNGFAIRTVGSTIDFTVQDNHDIRSVTSTISLDTWVHVAAIFNNGTMTLYLDGVQAAIDSNLPYTEISAHGDGGGLGGTNGSNAFDQNSSNFIGRIDDLQIYDVALSATDIQALMNPAEVVTIPDNEVLAPTELNAVATSYDEIDISWIDNSDNEIEFQIFRSTEGQPYLPIQNVGANVTSYSDIDLSPETTYSYQVVAISDYNKSEVTLESVASIANFKFNGEILDESGLGVQSGVSGNISFNDIDKAEGSHAIEFDGSSYLNMDNGNQFIHSEFTQRSIAFWFKSFDVSGVQDIYDEGGSTNGIGVRIDGDNIDLTVQNGHAIFPLLAPISRNTWHHFMGVFDNGSTRIYIDGSLTAERNDISYSIVNSHGNDGGLGGTNSSNAFDVVSDRFTGLIDDFYVFDIAADAFVEELSSLGGAQNSATTWPLPAAPVAVNDLSVSSVSYEEIELSFTDQSTDEDYFELYRSINDETNYQLIAQIEGNDGAISYQDQNLSTNIQYFYKVAAVNAGGVSESNSTSAFTLNHIPMVNQVNDLTMHHSSIFELPILATDEDGDILTLSGSNIPTFGEVIDYGDGSGLLRFAPASTDQGTYLDITIEAADAFGGVASSVFSLVVNSNNLPTITSIDNVVIDESSTLMVPFTVEDAEGVELLVSEVDVPNFCLVELDASGNGQITISPDYADHGEYFVSLSFTDADGAVATEEFSITVNDIDPNTSIFVNLVSNVAASTPWNNVSSVNSYALLDENGDDSGISFQLQTTSWKAYNQGAQTGNNSGVVPDQVLKEYYYFGIFGAPETVDVLISGLDPNVPYDFSFVASSVWTGTADNGTTVYTIGSESASVYADGNTDNSADLNGIYSDAAGDVIVTMSKAAGTPVGYLNGMKIVTALGANTIPSEPRELASELNGAVLELSWIDAPFNEDGFNVYKSVSSGGPFTQVAQILANSESFADADVTQGVEYFYYVTSYNENGESAGSNITSYLIPNTPPIITVENTLVAYANQSTNLEFLVEDMPDNQFTIEVQGLPSFGMYTPSVNGGTLTFNPSLNDIGVYSVDIDVVDNMGLTTSESITVNVEEEKVYGISVNFSRNSLASSPWNNTAKNPAVGDVFSSLLDEDGNDTGVSITLLTEFGGQYNEGATTGDNSGVVPDNVLQEYYYWGVFGSPNTVQMKVSGLDYNNKYSFSFVGSSVFRGLNVVDNGHTEYAIGNQSESLYVEGNTQNVATIENVVADSNGEVIISMTNGPDATVGYINGIVIESFVGDPSIFDPSNLTASSLSSSSVELSWNDNSFNEVSFEIERAEDLNGVYTSIGTVSSDVTTFTDTNLSTGSISYYRVRAFLGGTEYSEYTEVVSGSTILYTVFVNINGVPDYEQAVPWNNLSVEAASGDIFTGFYNQDGNPTGMAMEVVNGMQGSNDWGATTGDNSGVFPDNVMKSFYFNDRLEAPGHFRLLGLDAGFGYNLKFFGSIVTNLNIITNFSSGGKKVANHQTDNVSEVSVIYGLEANEDGELEFYVQEDASSNWAIFNAFVLEAYPIDSGDPMARSLNGGVAANIAGNKNVHFGVQSPLIEVFPNPVSDHMFISLVNGLDIENTKVQILDIQGRVVFARDYSFDNDQIIELNNEISGLNQGIYILSVGTGDRQLTQKIVKY; via the coding sequence ATGGAGATCATTTTTGATCAAATTGTTGAGGAATTAAATGTTAATAAAAGTAGAATAGTAATCAACGGACGTTCAGGTGGAGCTCAAAATACATGGCTCTTTGTTCAAGATCACCCAGAAACTTATGCGGGTTTGATGCCTATGTCAGGTGTGAAGAGTACTTCAACAGATAATTTACAGGCTTTGAGACATGTGCCTATTTGGATTTTTCAAGGTGAACTAGATGATTCACCTTCTCCTGAATTCACAGAATCTCATATCGCCAAATTAAATACTGTTAACAATAATGTTAGATATACCATGTACAAAAATGGTGGACATGGTATTTTTAATAATGGATATGCTGAGTCAGATTATTTCTCATATATAGAAAGTAGGCATAAAGCCAACCCTGTGGTTCTTACTGGAAATTATTTTAATGTGTTTGATAATTCCAGTAAGGTCGTTTATGAGTTTGTTCCAAGGAATGAACCATGTCCAGGTGAAACAGTGGCTGTGACTTTAGGTTTAACTGCGGGATTTGATGATTATGAATGGAGGAAAGATGGCCAGCTGTTAAATGCATCAACTAACGAAATTGTAGCTACTGAATTTGGTGTCTATGATGTTAGATATTTAGAAAATGGAGAATGGAGTGAGTGGTCTCCTGCTCCAGTTGAAATCAAGTTGAAACCTGCAACAGAAACTCCAGATATTCAGTTAGTTGAAAATGAAAGTGTTGCTCTCCCTAGTCCTGATGGCAGTGTTTCAGTAGATTTAGAATTACCTCAGGGATATGCACAATATGAATGGAGAAAGGTGTCAGACAACTCATTGGTGAGTACTGATCGTATTGTGACTATTTCAGAACCAGATTATTATGTAGCTAAGGTTACTGAGAATTTTGGTTGTTCTAGTAATGATTCAAGTCCCTTACACATTATAGATGCCTTAGCTGCTAATGGACCTGAGGATCCATTAAGTGTCAATGGATTAGCATTATCCAAAACCGAAATAAAAATTATATGGACAACGGATCCAAATGATCAAAATCCAGCTTCATATTTTGAGGTTTTCAGAGAAAAAGCTGGAGATGCATTGGAATTTGTTGATAAAGTTGCCTCTGGTGCCACAGAATATATAGATGAGGGTCTAGAGCCTGATACAGAATACACTTATCAAATAAGGGCTATTAACGAGAATGCAGCGTCAAATGCTGTTTCAACCCCTCAGATTGAGACTCTAGTTGATGTCGTAAATCCAACCCCACCAACTAATTTACATGTGGTATCTTCTAATTCATACAGTGTTGCCTTAGACTGGGATGATGCGACGGATGATGTTGGTGTCTATCGTTATGATGTTTATAAGGAAGGAGCTAAAGTATTGTCGACTGAATTGTCAGAGGCCACAGTTTATAATTTATTACCTAACAATATTTATAGGTTTTATGTAGTAGCCAGAGACATTACGGGTAATGTGTCTGCTCAAAGTGAAAGAGTTGTAATGGTCACTACCGTAAATACCAATGCGCTCGCAATTTTTCCATTCGAAGGTTCGACTGATGACCTGTCTGGTAATGGAACTTCTACAAGTACCAATGGTAATCCTGTTTATTCAACGGACTTCATGCAGGGAGCTTCCAGTTTAGAATTTGATGGTAATGGTGATTACTTAGATTTGGATAGGAACGACTTGTTTATTCACAATGATGTAGCAGAGCGTACCGTAGTATTTTGGATGAAGTCATTGGACTTATCTGGAAACCATGATGTTTTTGATGAAGGAGGGTCCACCAATGGTTTTGCTATTAGAACTGTCGGCAGTACAATTGATTTCACCGTTCAAGATAATCATGATATTAGGTCTGTTACTTCAACCATTTCTCTTGATACATGGGTGCATGTAGCGGCCATTTTCAACAATGGAACGATGACTTTGTATCTTGATGGTGTTCAGGCAGCCATAGATAGCAATTTGCCATACACTGAAATATCAGCACATGGTGATGGTGGAGGCCTAGGAGGAACTAATGGTAGTAATGCATTTGATCAGAATAGCAGCAATTTCATAGGGAGAATTGATGACTTGCAGATATATGATGTGGCTTTGTCCGCTACTGATATCCAAGCGTTAATGAATCCTGCCGAGGTGGTTACAATCCCGGATAATGAAGTTTTGGCACCTACTGAACTCAATGCTGTAGCAACATCTTATGATGAAATAGATATTTCTTGGATAGATAATTCAGATAATGAAATTGAATTCCAAATCTTTAGATCAACTGAAGGACAACCTTATTTGCCAATCCAAAATGTTGGTGCCAATGTTACCTCATACTCTGATATAGATTTAAGTCCTGAAACTACCTATTCATATCAAGTAGTTGCTATTTCAGATTACAATAAATCGGAAGTAACCTTGGAGAGTGTCGCTTCAATTGCCAATTTTAAATTTAATGGTGAGATTCTTGATGAATCAGGTTTGGGAGTTCAAAGCGGTGTTTCTGGAAATATTTCTTTCAATGATATCGACAAAGCAGAAGGGTCTCATGCCATTGAGTTTGATGGTTCTAGTTACCTGAATATGGATAATGGGAATCAGTTTATTCATTCTGAGTTTACTCAAAGATCTATTGCTTTTTGGTTTAAAAGCTTTGATGTCTCTGGTGTTCAAGATATATATGACGAAGGTGGATCTACTAATGGTATTGGTGTTCGTATAGATGGAGACAATATAGATTTGACAGTACAGAATGGTCATGCAATATTTCCTCTTTTAGCCCCAATAAGCAGAAATACCTGGCATCACTTTATGGGGGTTTTTGACAATGGAAGCACACGGATTTATATTGATGGAAGCCTTACTGCCGAGAGAAATGATATTAGCTATTCGATCGTAAACAGTCATGGAAATGATGGTGGACTGGGAGGAACCAATAGCAGTAATGCGTTTGATGTTGTTTCGGACAGATTTACTGGTTTGATTGATGATTTTTATGTTTTTGATATAGCCGCAGATGCTTTTGTAGAAGAGTTGTCTAGTTTAGGTGGCGCTCAAAACAGTGCTACTACCTGGCCATTGCCAGCCGCTCCAGTAGCAGTTAATGATTTAAGTGTTTCTTCAGTTTCTTATGAGGAAATTGAACTTAGTTTCACAGATCAGTCTACTGACGAAGATTACTTTGAATTGTATAGATCGATCAACGATGAGACAAATTATCAATTAATCGCTCAGATTGAGGGTAATGATGGAGCAATATCTTATCAGGATCAAAACCTCAGTACGAATATCCAATATTTCTACAAAGTAGCAGCTGTGAATGCTGGGGGTGTATCAGAATCTAACAGTACAAGTGCTTTTACTCTTAATCATATTCCAATGGTTAACCAAGTAAATGACCTTACCATGCATCACAGTTCAATCTTTGAACTACCGATTTTGGCTACAGATGAAGATGGTGACATATTAACTCTATCGGGGTCAAATATTCCGACATTTGGGGAGGTTATTGATTATGGTGATGGTAGTGGTTTATTAAGGTTTGCGCCAGCATCAACTGATCAAGGCACATATTTAGACATAACTATTGAGGCCGCAGATGCCTTTGGAGGTGTTGCAAGTTCGGTGTTTAGTCTTGTAGTTAATAGTAACAATCTTCCAACAATTACATCAATCGACAATGTTGTCATTGATGAAAGTTCAACTCTAATGGTACCGTTTACTGTAGAGGATGCAGAAGGAGTTGAACTTTTAGTATCAGAGGTAGATGTTCCAAACTTTTGCCTAGTGGAATTAGATGCGTCTGGTAATGGGCAGATTACAATTTCACCTGATTATGCTGATCATGGTGAGTATTTTGTTTCATTGAGTTTTACAGATGCAGACGGAGCTGTTGCAACAGAAGAATTTAGCATAACTGTTAATGATATTGATCCGAACACCTCAATCTTTGTAAATCTTGTGAGTAATGTTGCGGCATCTACTCCTTGGAATAATGTTTCTTCTGTAAATAGTTATGCTTTGTTGGATGAAAATGGAGATGATTCGGGTATTTCATTTCAGTTACAGACAACCTCCTGGAAAGCCTACAACCAAGGAGCCCAGACTGGAAATAACTCAGGAGTGGTGCCTGATCAAGTTTTGAAGGAATATTACTACTTCGGAATATTTGGAGCACCTGAAACTGTAGATGTACTTATTTCTGGTCTAGATCCAAATGTGCCATACGATTTTTCCTTTGTTGCGAGTAGTGTATGGACTGGAACTGCCGATAATGGAACCACAGTCTATACAATAGGTAGTGAAAGTGCTTCTGTTTATGCAGATGGAAATACCGACAATTCAGCCGATTTGAATGGAATATATTCAGATGCAGCAGGAGATGTTATTGTTACCATGTCGAAAGCAGCAGGCACACCGGTAGGTTATTTGAATGGAATGAAGATAGTCACGGCACTAGGTGCCAATACAATTCCATCTGAACCAAGAGAGTTAGCATCTGAGTTAAATGGCGCAGTACTAGAATTGAGCTGGATTGATGCCCCATTCAATGAAGATGGATTTAATGTTTATAAGTCAGTTTCTTCAGGGGGACCATTTACTCAGGTAGCCCAAATTTTGGCAAATTCGGAATCATTTGCTGATGCAGATGTTACTCAAGGTGTGGAGTATTTCTATTACGTAACCTCGTACAATGAAAATGGCGAATCTGCAGGTTCTAATATAACAAGCTATTTGATTCCAAATACACCACCAATTATTACAGTAGAAAACACTTTGGTTGCCTATGCCAATCAATCTACTAATCTAGAATTTCTTGTAGAAGATATGCCGGACAATCAATTTACAATTGAAGTTCAGGGCTTACCTAGTTTTGGTATGTATACTCCTTCAGTAAATGGAGGGACTCTAACATTTAACCCAAGTTTAAATGATATTGGTGTTTACTCTGTAGATATTGATGTCGTAGATAATATGGGTTTGACTACATCTGAATCGATAACTGTAAATGTTGAAGAGGAAAAAGTCTATGGAATTTCTGTCAATTTTAGTAGAAATAGTCTTGCATCCAGTCCATGGAATAATACAGCAAAGAACCCTGCAGTAGGAGATGTTTTTTCTTCTCTACTTGATGAAGACGGTAATGATACTGGCGTCAGTATAACCTTGCTGACTGAATTTGGTGGTCAGTACAACGAGGGGGCGACAACAGGAGATAATTCAGGAGTAGTTCCTGACAATGTTCTCCAGGAGTATTATTACTGGGGAGTTTTTGGTTCTCCCAATACTGTGCAAATGAAGGTGTCTGGCCTGGATTATAACAACAAATATTCATTCAGTTTTGTGGGCAGTTCAGTCTTTAGAGGACTGAATGTGGTTGATAATGGACATACAGAATATGCAATTGGTAATCAATCTGAGAGCTTATATGTTGAGGGTAATACACAAAATGTGGCTACCATAGAGAATGTAGTAGCAGATAGCAATGGAGAAGTAATTATATCTATGACTAATGGACCTGACGCAACTGTCGGTTATATTAATGGAATAGTAATAGAATCATTTGTAGGTGATCCTAGCATTTTTGATCCAAGTAATTTGACTGCTTCTTCTCTTTCTTCCTCAAGTGTTGAATTGTCTTGGAATGATAATTCATTCAATGAAGTGAGCTTTGAAATTGAGCGTGCCGAGGATTTGAATGGTGTATACACGAGTATTGGTACTGTTTCTAGTGATGTAACTACTTTTACAGATACTAATTTGTCTACGGGTTCAATTTCTTATTACAGAGTTAGGGCATTTTTAGGAGGAACCGAGTATTCAGAATACACAGAGGTAGTTTCTGGCAGTACTATTTTATATACCGTTTTTGTCAATATCAATGGTGTTCCAGACTATGAACAGGCTGTCCCTTGGAATAATTTAAGTGTGGAGGCTGCTTCTGGTGATATTTTTACTGGTTTTTACAATCAAGATGGAAATCCGACTGGAATGGCGATGGAAGTTGTCAATGGTATGCAGGGGAGCAATGATTGGGGTGCGACCACTGGTGATAATTCAGGAGTGTTCCCTGACAATGTGATGAAGAGTTTCTATTTCAATGATAGGCTGGAAGCACCAGGTCACTTTAGACTTCTGGGACTTGATGCTGGTTTTGGTTATAACTTGAAGTTTTTCGGTTCTATTGTAACTAACCTAAACATCATTACCAACTTCTCATCTGGAGGAAAAAAAGTAGCAAATCATCAGACTGATAATGTGTCTGAAGTCTCAGTTATTTATGGTCTGGAAGCAAACGAAGATGGAGAATTAGAATTTTATGTTCAGGAGGATGCCTCATCCAATTGGGCCATTTTTAATGCGTTTGTTCTTGAAGCCTACCCAATAGACTCTGGAGATCCAATGGCTAGAAGCCTGAATGGTGGTGTTGCCGCCAATATTGCAGGAAATAAAAATGTTCATTTTGGAGTTCAGTCTCCTTTAATAGAGGTTTTTCCGAACCCTGTTAGTGATCATATGTTTATCAGTTTAGTGAACGGATTGGATATAGAAAATACAAAAGTTCAAATTTTAGATATACAGGGTAGAGTAGTATTTGCCCGTGATTATTCTTTTGATAATGATCAGATTATTGAATTGAATAATGAGATCTCCGGTTTAAATCAAGGGATTTATATTCTCTCTGTAGGAACCGGTGATCGCCAACTGACCCAAAAAATAGTAAAGTATTAA
- a CDS encoding glycosyltransferase → MHVVLFSVEVAIFAFFLASAAYVFFFSFFGLFYKRKSSSINQNTFKRFAILIPAYKEDAVILSVADSMLQIDYPSDFYDVYIIADHMQPETLVALRGKDVELVEVKFESSTKTKSLNFCLDSMDTSKYDMVVISDADNIFAKDFLAIVNDYAQMGYSSIQGRRVAKNSNTDLAVLDGASEAINNHIFRKGPNAIGLSASLIGSGMAFQIDEVVSCLKEIKAIGGFDKVLQLKIIERGNRILYLDHALVYDEKTDSIDNFKNQRRRWLSSQYKYLLKYLGQGSLNLIKGRFDYFNIAVLHNLFLPRVINLGCLFLLSLMTYLLSDFLQLPYWYWSGTFLLYVVAMLMAMPRRMFGKKLFRSMLSLPQTFWSMFLLLFKLKGADKKFIHTQHSQVEVDEDVVNSK, encoded by the coding sequence ATGCACGTTGTTCTTTTTTCTGTTGAGGTTGCCATATTTGCCTTTTTTCTGGCTTCAGCAGCCTATGTTTTCTTTTTTTCCTTTTTCGGTCTGTTTTATAAAAGGAAATCTTCATCAATCAATCAAAACACATTTAAGAGGTTTGCCATTCTGATTCCAGCTTATAAGGAAGATGCAGTTATTCTATCTGTAGCTGACTCTATGTTACAGATAGATTACCCTAGTGATTTTTATGATGTTTACATTATAGCTGACCATATGCAGCCAGAAACCTTGGTCGCATTGAGGGGGAAGGATGTTGAGCTCGTTGAAGTCAAATTCGAAAGCAGTACCAAGACCAAATCTCTTAACTTCTGTTTGGATTCGATGGATACCTCCAAATATGACATGGTTGTAATAAGTGATGCTGATAATATTTTTGCAAAGGACTTCTTAGCCATTGTTAATGATTATGCCCAGATGGGTTACTCTTCCATACAAGGAAGGAGGGTAGCTAAAAATTCCAATACTGATTTGGCAGTTTTAGATGGGGCCAGCGAGGCGATCAATAATCATATTTTTAGGAAAGGCCCAAACGCGATTGGTTTATCTGCTTCCTTAATTGGCTCGGGTATGGCCTTTCAAATTGATGAGGTGGTATCATGCTTAAAGGAGATAAAGGCGATTGGAGGGTTCGATAAGGTGCTTCAGTTGAAAATTATTGAGCGAGGCAATAGGATTTTGTATTTAGATCACGCTTTGGTCTATGATGAGAAAACTGATTCCATTGATAATTTTAAAAATCAGAGAAGAAGGTGGTTGTCAAGTCAATACAAATACCTTCTTAAGTATTTGGGGCAAGGTTCTTTGAATTTGATCAAAGGACGTTTTGATTATTTTAATATTGCGGTGCTTCACAATTTATTCCTTCCTAGAGTTATTAATTTGGGTTGCCTCTTCCTATTGTCTTTGATGACTTATTTATTGTCAGACTTTTTACAACTACCTTATTGGTATTGGAGTGGTACATTTCTTTTGTATGTGGTTGCAATGTTGATGGCAATGCCCAGAAGGATGTTTGGTAAGAAACTATTTAGATCAATGCTTAGTTTACCACAAACTTTTTGGTCTATGTTTTTGCTTTTGTTCAAACTAAAAGGAGCGGATAAGAAATTTATTCATACCCAACATAGCCAAGTAGAAGTGGATGAGGATGTAGTAAATTCTAAATAA